The sequence below is a genomic window from Dioscorea cayenensis subsp. rotundata cultivar TDr96_F1 chromosome 6, TDr96_F1_v2_PseudoChromosome.rev07_lg8_w22 25.fasta, whole genome shotgun sequence.
TGTACATAATTAATAGTTGATATGGCTCTTCACCAAGGCTCtattcagtatatatatatatatatttaaataaacattggatataattatttacttaaatatATTAGTCAACTACAAATAACAATTTTCATCcaacaagaaagcaaaaaaaataatttccacattattaaaaataataaaacaagggTAGTAAATCACACCAAAACAGTAAGAGGACAAAAATGGAATTTACCATCAAGAAAGTAGCATTTCCGTAAATAAAGGGCAACTACTTTGCCgccaaaaaaaatttccacaTTATTTACAAAGAAACCCTTCGAAATCCAAAAGCTCAGAACGAGAGAGATGGCGTCGAGAGAAGAAGAATCCGATTCTGAGGATGCGCTCTCCTCCGATTCCGATCTGATTGATGGAGGAGATGAAGACTacgaggatgaggatgatggagGTGACGACCATGCCGATCCTGAAGCCTCCGGAGAGTCGCCCTTGTCCCAAGATGAGCTCAAATCCAAGAACGTTGCCGATCTTGTGAGGTGAGTTTGCGTTTCCATTTGAAATGGAGTAtatttgatggtcttgtgctTTTGATTGTTTATTGGTGTCTCatattgattgatttcttaatTTGACGGGGTTGCTTGTTGAATGCTATGCCCTAATTGAAGTTGATCAGTAATGCTTGTTTGCCCTAATTGGTAGTTTTTCACGTCTATATGATTTCTCTAGTAGAATTTAGCTcaattgtgtttatttttttggtcaaaATTAAGCAAATGTTTCTTGTACAATTTGGCTAGATTTTTCTTTCCCTCGTgttcttaattttattgtttacttaCATTTTCTGTTAAAATTGAATCCATATTTGAAGAAAAGAGACCATCTTGCAAAACTAATGCCTGAAGTTGGGGGTTGAGAGGTTACATCTGTTTCCTGAGACATTAAAGCTAGAAATCATCATGCTTGATTCCTCTTCTTATTGTTTTTCCATCTATGAGGATCCATTTTTTGAGTATTATTATATGGAAGAACTGTGAGTTTATGGTGCTTTTTCACTTTTCATTGGCAGAGGCAATCTCGTTGTAAGGAGGCAGCCACTGATACCCCGAGTTCTTTCAGTATCTGATGGAGCTGCAGTTGCTAGAAAACCATTTAAACCTCCTTGTTCAAAGAGATATAGTGATCATAATGATGAACTTGCTCGCCGTCTTTCAGTGCGTAAGAGGTTTGTTCCATGGGGTTCTGCAAGGCCAGTGTTCATTGCAGTAGATAAACTTGTGAATATCCCAAAGGTTATTGAAAATGATCTCCCAGAAACAAAGTCATCTTTGCCCCCGGGGATTGAGCCTTTGATTTTATGGGAATCTGAAGGACCCAATGAGGAAAATGACCAGTTGACTCGGATTGAGGTTGACCCCTTGCTTGTTTGCTATCTTCGGCCTCATCAAAGGTACCATTCTTGTCATTTTGGTCCCATCTTTTCAATTTTCTTATCTAATTGCTGCTCATCAGTCCATTATTTAGTAAATTCCTCTTGCTTATCCATAAAATCTTCTGTGAGTTGCAGAGCACATAAGCACACAGTTCATTCCCTCTCTTTTCCTTTGTCAAACTAATAAACAATTATCTGGCAAACTGAATTGTGACACTGTGAGAGCCTCACTTTCATTTGAATATTGGTAGGAGCTTGCCCCATTGCAAAACTAACTTTTTAAGCTTGTTATGTTCATGTTTAAGCTGGGAACATCAGATTTTTAATACAAATGACTAAGAAACATCACACAGAGGTTATACCCTAGAACAACACTTGATGGTTGCTTGCATCACTGTTAACCAGGAAAAGGTGATCAGATGTGTGTGTCGTGGGGGATACATGATACTGATACATGATACATTGCTATGTGTATTGTCTCCTCAAGAGTTGATGTCATAATTACTATTGATCGTTTTTATTTCTATGGCAGAGAAGGTGTTCAGTTCATGTTTGAATGTGTTTCTGGGCTATCCAGTGCCGAAGGTATTTCCGGATGCATTCTTGCAGATGATATGGGGTAATTATAACCTTTCATATTTTTGCATTTTCTCTATTTACTATACTATGTATTTTCTGCAAATTATTAGATATCTGTTTCTGTGCTCACATCATTtgtcctttatttatttatttatttatttatttttttggcagaTTGGGGAAAACTCTACAATCAATCACTCTCCTCTATACTCTTCTATGTCAGGGCTTTGATGGTAAGCCAATGGTTAAAAGAGCTGTAATTGTCACTCCCACAAGCCTTGTTAGTAATTGGGAATCAGAGATCAATAAGTGGGTTGGAGAAAGAATTCAGTTGCTATCTCTGTGTGAAAGTACTAGGGCAGATGTTGTATCTGGAATTGACAATTTCCTAAGGCCTTGCAGTCCTTTTCAGGTTCTTTTAGATCTCAAATTAATTCTCTGTATGGCCAAGTCAACTGGTGTTCTGCTTTAAGAAAATAGGATTTCTAACGGATGCATCTTTTTAGGTCCTTATCATTTCATACGAGACATTCCGAATGCActcttcaaaatttgaaaaatgtgGTTCTTGTGATCTTCTAATTTGTGATGAGGCACACAGGCTGAAAAATGATCAGACACGGACAAACCAGGTATCCACCCACAGAACTTTATTATCAGAAAATTGGCTGATTGTTTATCACCAATCAGTATCtttgtgtatttttatattttgtgggGATATTACATTTCTTCAAAAGTAATGATTGGTGTCATATAAATAatctttgcaatttttttatatccttTTTGTGTGGAGAAAAGTAGATAACCACTGTTCTACTAGAACTATAAAACAAGCTATGAAGTACAACACATTTCAATAACATCtccaacaaataatattatttcagCTTTCAAtcaattttgtttcacttttaaaatgaatttgtcattgttgatattccattTTCTGAAATATTAATTCCATGAGCACGTCTGTGTAACAGGCACTGGCTGCTCTTCCATGCAGCCGGCGCATCTTGTTGTCAGGAACGCCTATGCAGGTGAGTTATTTGGCTAGTTTCCTCCTAGTTTCAAAgaattttttctatttgttcCTGTAACTGTTCATTTTATCCAGAATGATTTGGAGGAATTTTTTGCCATGGTGAATTTCACAAATCCTGGGATTTTGGGGGATGTGTCATATTTTCGCCGATACTATGAGGTGACTTAATTGATATATATTCAAAGCATTAGCAATTATATGAAACTCCATTCAACAACTTGACTATTtgtgtattataaaattttcattattttgcacTTAATGATTTACTTGCACTTCTGAATCCATGACAAATTGATTATCCCACTTATATCTTGCATTATGAAACTTGGTTTTTTTGATGGCTATGGACTCATGGGTTAATTCTGTACTTGAATCTAAATGTCTGAAATTTTCAACTTTTTACTAACTTACTTCTGCTGCCATTTGAAGAAGCATCCTGCAGTTTCTTCAAGTTCTAGTTCATTCATGCACActctttacttttattgatATTGCTAATTCACCACCATCATCAGTACTACTGTGACCAACATCAAACCATCAGTACTCTTAATTATGATCATAAAGCCTTAGCATTGCCTCATCTGCATTTTGCTGTTGTTGCTGGTACACCACTTTAAAGTATGACGATTAAGTTCAGCCCTCTGGAAGAGGTTTCTATATGGTAGTCTGTGATTTATGATGCATTTGCTGAATGGGAAGAATGAAATGCATGATGTGGGAAAAGGAAATTATCCCTAGGCTAAGAGCTAATTAAGATACAATGCACCATGTAGAATTTTACAGATTGTTGGGATCTAAGCAGTAACCGCAAATTATTACATGCCACTAAACAGTGTCAAGAATTGCTGCCTTTGTTTATATGTGGCCAAGTTAAAACAAGTTATTCTGCCAATCTTTAGTGATATTTGCACTGACAGACTTGGCAACACTTGTTAAGGATTTGAAGCCATTGGTTTGCAGTACTATACAATCTGGGCATACTTCTATCGGCAAGCTGTGTATACCTTATTTTGGTGCTTTTTGAATTTTAAGTTTCAAAAAGTGGTAAATTGTGACTTTGTTCACCTtacctgaatttttttttattgttattgtgcGTAACAAATATGCCATGATATTccatttttagaaatatttctctttgttatAAGAAATAACACTTGGAATTAATTGCTCAACATGATCTTTggattatgaaaacaaaaatatttttttgaagaaataataaaactttttacTTTGATAACTGTATCTGGCTGTCCTCCATGGATAGAGTTCAGCTTGATTATGCTACTGAATGCTTTCACTAActattctttgattttgtaatatCTTGATTGAAGGCACCAATAATTGCTGGTAGGGAGCCTATGGCaactaaagaagaaaaaaaattaggcatTGAAAGGTCTACAGAGCTTAGTGCAAAAATAAATCAGGTAGTATCTATCTGATGTTTTTTGTTGCTTACTTTTCACTACTCTGATTACTTATAATTTGTTGCTCTTCATATGTATATCTCACATTTTACTTGACAAATCATGCCATTTGTCTCAGTCCAACATAATATTTCTGACagttattctttaaaaaaattttatttagtatttgtCCAATTGCCCTTTTACAACACTGAGTTTGTTAAGCTAAAAACAACTCTACTTTGTAAAAAACTCTTATTAAGTATTTGTCCAATTGCCCTCTTACAACACTGAGTTTGTTAATGTAAAAACAACAacactttttattatttctgcTGATCTTTTAAATTgtctatttttcagtttgtaTTAAGAAGGACAAATGCCTTGTTGTCCAATCACTTACCACCGAAGGTGTGCTCTTTGTTTctaattagttttattaaatATCTGTTTATTGTAAATATATGTTCTATATTTATCTTAATTGCATTTGAACTATACCTATCAACGTGCACGTGCACAAGCACACATCTTGGTTCAAGGCAATGAAACATGCCAGGGTTCAACTCTTCTTCCACTAGTTGGGACCATGTGCATTGGCAACCCTTTAGTTTTCTTGCCCATGATGCATGTGTATTGTGTGCATTGGCGCTTGTTAGTGACTTATGTATTATCTTCATTTCAAGAAATCACcttatgctatatatatattatttgcttCTTAGGATGTTAGGTTTGTCAATTATATTGACTTATATGATCCAATGGATTATTGACTTATATGATCTAATGGATTTAGAAACTTAAGATAGGAAACATAATTTTACATCTTTCAAGATGTTATTCCAATTTTCTGTTTTTCCTTAGTTTCATTCCCGGTTCATTTAGTCTGACAAGTAGTTATTGGAAGTATGTTTTGACTAATGCTACTCCAGTTTTACTGTTTTAaccttttaaaatttcaaattttctcgCAACAATTTTAACTTGGTTATTTTATGTAGATTGTGGAAGTTGTTTGTTGTAAAATGACCAGTCTCCAACAAAAATTGTACAAGCATTTCATACAGTCCAAGAATGTAAGTTGTCCATGTTTCTCTATACGTTTTTACTTAATTGTTTAATacaaccatatttttttttttgcaagagtATATTGATCGCATTCTCTTTAGTAATTCTCTTGTTCCCTTTTCAGGTAAAGCGTATGATATCTGAAGAGATAAAGCAATCCAAAATATTGGCATATATTACTGCTCTCAAGAAGTTATGCAATCATCCAAAGGTGAGTCATGTCAAATAGttcatatgcatgcatgtactGATTTCTAGTCTCCTGGTAAAACTTGTATTAGTGaaacttttaataaaataaataccaatGAAACTTGTTACAACCTGCCTAACTCAATCCTTTAGtcattccccctttttttttatccattttatgGGACCCCCCTATTTGTGGTTTTGATTAGGCATGGTAATATCAGTAATATGCTCTCTTCTACTTTCATGATTCCcaaattcttataatttttgttatgttacacttttttatgcttttacGAATGGGACATTTTACAGCTCATTTATGATACTATCAAAAGTGGAAGCCCAGGCACATCTGGTTTTGAAGATTGCATACGCTTTTTCCCTGCAGAGCTTTTCTCAGGGAGGTTGGTTTGCATATCACTGAATGCTATTCTAATTCTTATTAAATCAATAATATCGAAGATGccataatttcatatattttggtGCTAGATCTGGTTCTTGGACCGGTGGTGGTGGAATCTGGGTAGAACTATCTGGCAAAATGCATGTCTTAGCTCGATTATTGGCCCATCTTCGTCAGAAGACAGATGATCGAATTGTTCTTGTATCAAACTACACTCAGGTGCGCTAAATCTTATGCTACAAACATATCATAGCTGGTACATTGTCCTTGGCAAGGAATATTTAATCCTTGACTTGGTCTGGTTCTTTTTTCCTTGGAGTAAAGGATCTGTGGCTTGAGTCCTTCagttaaattttgaatataagaTATTAGTTCATCTGAATAAAAAGGAAATAGGCTTTAGACTCAAAAGCTTCCAAATATGCCAGAATTCAACTATACACTACTGAAATCTTCATTTGTTTCCATTGTGTCTGTGGCAAGGTGAAGTTCAGTTGCTTCACCTTTTTCCTGTATTGTTTAgcatttatctttatattttttggcTTTTCTCATGAGTTAATTGGGCTTTGACATATGCATACATATTACATTTCCAATGGCTCATGAAACCAACCTACAGACCATGCATGCCAAGCTTGCACATGTTAGAACACTTATCTATTTAACTTTAGTTATCTGGCTGATTGGTCTTTATGAACTCTGTTAAAATTAGACACTGGATCTTTTTGCTCAATTGTGCCGGGAAAGAAGGTACCCATATTTGAGACTTGATGGGACCACATCGATTGGTAAAAGGCAAAAGCTAGTCAACCGTTTCAATGATCTCTCAAAGGTCAATGATACATTGCCTTATTTTACAATAAGATTGATGTCTTTGAGATTGACTTTATTGATCAGATTGAACCTACTTATTGCAGGATGAATTTGTATTTCTCCTTAGCAGCAAGGCCGGTGGTTGTGGACTAAACCTGGTAGGTGGCAATCGTTTAGTTCTTTTTGACCCTGATTGGAACCCTGCTAATGATAAGCAGGTAATTATTTCCCTTATAATCTGAAATTTTCTTCTAGAACTTCCTCTATAGCATTGCAATTCATTATCTGTTTTTTGCTTCAATAGGCTGCTGCAAGGGTCTGGAGAGATGGCCAGAAGAAGCGAGTATTTATTTATCGATTTTTAAGCACTGGAACAATTGAAGAGAAGGTTTGAAAATCTGGACTTAGTCTGAAGTAATCTATCATTCACCCAAATTAATTTCTTATCCAGTTCAGTTGATTTTTTCATCCACCATATAATTCCTTCTAGGTATACCAGCGGCAGATGTCAAAGGAGGGACTCCAGAAGGTTATTCAGCAAGAGCAAGCAGATAATCAGAGGGTAACCATGAGATAAAATAATTCTCTTCCTTTGTTCTCCATTTTCTTTATATGGCTCTTTTTGCAGGgaaattttctttcaatggaaGATCTGCGTGATCTTTTCTCATTTCATGAAGATGTGAGGTAACTCTTAGTTTCTAACTCAATTGTTGCACTGATTTGTTGATATCAGTAAGCTTTCAAGCTTTAGATTAAATTCCTAAAGAAAGGTTAGTTTACTAACTGTTGGAGTTATAAGAATTTTAAGAAAACCATTGTAAAACTTGTTAATCAGTGAAGCAAGATCATCAAAGAAAATAacttcaaacaaaaaaagtaaattcCATGCTATTGCATGTCAGTCATGGTTTGTAGTATTAGTCAGTTGGGGGACAGCAGGTATTTTTCAAGtcattaattgaaagtataggGTTGATTCCAATTTAGCTCTGGACTTGTAATAGAGCGATGAGTTTTCCACAGTTTTATGTTTATGGTTTAAAGACCATAGTtccatttatattatttaattattttatctctCCAGTTTGTGACAATGAGGCACCAGTGAATTAGCTTTTGAACATGCAGATCTGAGATTCATGAAAATATGAATTGCAACCGTTGCAAAATGACTGATGTAGTGCAAGGCAATAGTATTTTGGATGAGTCAATGATTGCTGAAAATAAGGATACAACAGATAAAGGGCAATTAAATCAACAGGTTGATGATATTGGTGGGTTTGCTCAAATTGCTGGATGCTTGCATAAATTGAAAAGCTCAGAAAAACAGGTCTGTTTGCTTTCATTTGTATTTTGCGCTTGTCATGAATCTATTTCTTGAAGTTACTTTGTATTATGTGCATGTCAGCTTGGATCTCCCCTGGAAGAAGATTTAGCAAGCTGGGGCCATCACTTTAACCTAAGTACAGTTCCTGATTTGATTCTTCAAGCTTCAGCTGGCGATGAGGTGCTATCTTATTTTTCTGATACTTACTCGTGCCGAATGGTTTTGTTCATTTATGACATTGTAATCATCTATACTTACAgagcttatttttaatcaattctCATTATTGATTCATAAAAGGTTGCTTTTTAACATTGAAATATTTGCCTTATGGGGGATGATTAGTTTCTGTTAGAGCTTCACAAAACCTGTGGCATGCAGGATTGTTCATGAAATTTTATCTCAGAACATTAACTGAATTGCTAAGATAAAATCTCATTAATGAGATCAGAGCTTCTGAGCTTGTTAAGGATTTGCTAACACCACATTCTTGATTTTCTCCTTTGCTGCAGGTTTCATTTGTTTTTACCAATCAAGTTGATGGAAAACTAATTCCTGTTGAATCAGAAAAAAAACCTGCAAATCAACAGATGGATGCTGAAAAGCATCCAAATGACAATTGTCATCGGAATCGTTCACAGGGGCTGACAATGCCCTTGCTGAAGGGTACCCCTCCAAATTCACAGAAAACATTTCCAAATGGTTTCCATGTACCAAAAAAGCTCAGCATCTCTCCCAAAGAGCAATCATCCCTCAAACGAATGTCAGTTACATCTAATCTATCAGACGACGATTTTATGTGAATATTCTTTACAAAATTTGTCTTTCAATTCTTACCATCTGATCTGACCTAGCTATGAAGTGTTCTTGATACAGAAACCCTAGTTTTGACCATTGTTACCAGAATAATTCACAATGCAGAGGATGAGTGCACGTTAAATCAAGAGGGAATGTATCTTGAAGTCCAATTTCAGCAATCAGTCTCAACATAGTAAGTGATTGTACTCTCATTTTGTAAATTCATTACATAATCCTTTTTTCCCTAATGTGTTGTATTTCTCCTTGCatttttgaaccaaaatttgagacttgggaataGATTAAAATAAGCTTTTCTTCCTAATTCAATGTCATAGggactataaaaaaaatccttatgaATAGAGAAGGATAATAAATCTGTTTGTAAAGGTTTATTATAAATACTTTGATGCAGCTTTGAAAATGGAAggtattccttttttttaatactaataataccaaaagataggagacctgcttttgttttattttatttttaaattgcagTTACTAATGTTGGCaattcaccttttttttttaatagaggtAAACACAAGTTTGTTAATTACctgggaaaaaaacaaaaatcctttTTAACCAAagattatttgttatttattttatttactttggaTAAACTTTGAATTTTGTTCATTTCTTTGACATTTTATATGCTATTGTTGGTGAAACgtaaaagaattattttagaattttagtcACATATTTAAGATTTATCATTCTTATAATAGAAGAGTTACATTTATTCACAATaggattttttttgtgaataaacTCAGCTAGTACAAGAtaggtttatatttaattttgtaaatactATTTTAAGCCATAATACATCAATGGTTGATAGTatagattaattataaaatggtGACATTTAGAGTTGAAATTGATTAAACATAAGAGATTGAAACCAAACTAATAAAGGGACAAAtgtgcataaataaataaatatatatatatatatatatagagagagagagagagagagattttaaGAGGACTAGTGCAGTGAGTGGTAAGAAAGCAGGAGACCATTGCAGAGACAGTGCCCCTCTTCAATGGCCTCCATCTCTATCCACAAAAAGACTCTGTGGCTTTTCACTGTTCCTTAATGTCATCCTCAGAGGAATCAGATAGCCTCTCTGTCTTTACTCTCTATCATGTGATTCCTACCTCAACCTTGTTCTTCTTccatctaatatttttttaatatatatatatatatatttatatatgcattgTTTATTAGTTGttagatatttttattgtgaCTGGTCTCATGAACTAGACTAATATTTCACAAATCAATTTCAATTGAAAACtttaggaaatatatatatatatattttaattctaGGGAGTTGtttgttatttggtttttatggATATATTCTGAGTTATGTTGCTCAAGCAAGTCCAAAACTGTAGTTAATTATTGAGCTATGGAAATGGAATCAAACAATACAAACCAAGTCCAAGTGATAGAGGCCATGCAAAGAACTCTAAAAATAGTACATGCATGTAGAAAAAGCTAAAATGGCAGGATGGAGAATTTTGGGTTGGGGGATCATCTCATATCAGATCATGACCACaataaatatatctattttgcataaggtatatatatataaaaacaaaaaataaaaaaagggagagaaagagaaaagaaactGTACTTGTGTCTTAGCCAAGATCTCTCATCACATGCTCCTATTGACCTGTCCAACTCACCCGCTCAGGCTTTGCCAAAAACATGCCAGTCAAAGACCAGTCAACCTTCCTTCTAGTCCaccctttttcttcctttttatatatatatataattactttttataatatattaatatatacatatattctgaAATGCTTGAAGTCTTGAAGCGAAAAGGTAGTAGTGATATATGCAAatgtaaattattaattattacatatgATTAATGATCTTGGTCTATCGGTATCGGAATTTATGTGTAAAGATTTGTGTTCTTGTTTAGGAGATGAGTACTAATCTCAGttcatataaaataatgttaCAAATGGATTgagatattaatttttcattcgTGTATGTTATTTAcattgcttattttttttataaaaataaaaaaatttatgctaCTTTGgcaatatattttaattcttttactttcttATAACAACCTGTGTGGTTTATGCAATTATCTACATATTATTGTAGATCACATTGTGTACAAGTACAAtactttttgtttctatttagaTTTATATCTTTCCTTGTATGTTGCATGCTTCTAGTCCAACTTATTGAATTCAAGCATGtgagaatgctgcatggctttttttttttttttaatggaactAATAAAAGTTCACTCATAATTGAAATTTCAAGTACTCACAATAGTACTAGTACTAGGCATGTATGTGGCACAAACTAGACTTGAGATGAAAAATGACCGTATGATATCAAGACAAAAGACTCTCATAGGTACTGTAATTTTGAATGTTAGTTGTGGATATACTCAAGATACTATAACGAGATGATATATGATATGATGTATGGCCAAAATTACTTACTAAttcatatgtatttttaatatagttttaattttgttttatttataaattctctCTCAACTATTGAAGCGGGAGGGAgttgaatttttcaacattttttgttttaaaaaatgaaatatcatTTTGCTATTGTAGGAGAGGTTGTAAACTTGTTATTTCTTGGAGGTagcttttgtaattttttttttttggagaaaatatatatttataaatcaattttGATGGCATTTTAAAGATTATTCACAGAAAATTATTGTTACTTTCCGTTGAATTGAATGATatactagaaaaaaataatttatttaggtTGTTTTATCTTGCAGTTCTGACCAAGAAGTCAAATCCAGTCCCACATTCATTAGGGTGACATGATGTATTATTTGTCCTTTCTCTTGTTTACCTCATTtgtatccttttttttaattaaaatatgtacTATTTTATGAAACGATGTGCAAGGAtaagaaaaacatttttttttttaattcttattataataacaaactttaatCTTGAAGACCAATGgcatttttcaaataaataaataaataaatcccaaAACCGATGTGAAAagttaatacaaaaaaaaaatcatgattcaTGTGAGAATTTGATGAaggtaaaaaaacataagaatatattaaataaatttagttattacAAAAACTCCTATATTCCATACAACGCTATATCTATGTTAATTAACAacaaattttttcaattaataataacacaaaataTTGACTCTCCTAATTTACCAAACAATAAATCACTCACACCTTTTAAATACTAACATAGACTTTTCcaatatatcaaaaaaaaaaaaaaattaaaaacatttg
It includes:
- the LOC120264013 gene encoding protein CHROMATIN REMODELING 25, giving the protein MASREEESDSEDALSSDSDLIDGGDEDYEDEDDGGDDHADPEASGESPLSQDELKSKNVADLVRGNLVVRRQPLIPRVLSVSDGAAVARKPFKPPCSKRYSDHNDELARRLSVRKRFVPWGSARPVFIAVDKLVNIPKVIENDLPETKSSLPPGIEPLILWESEGPNEENDQLTRIEVDPLLVCYLRPHQREGVQFMFECVSGLSSAEGISGCILADDMGLGKTLQSITLLYTLLCQGFDGKPMVKRAVIVTPTSLVSNWESEINKWVGERIQLLSLCESTRADVVSGIDNFLRPCSPFQVLIISYETFRMHSSKFEKCGSCDLLICDEAHRLKNDQTRTNQALAALPCSRRILLSGTPMQNDLEEFFAMVNFTNPGILGDVSYFRRYYEAPIIAGREPMATKEEKKLGIERSTELSAKINQFVLRRTNALLSNHLPPKIVEVVCCKMTSLQQKLYKHFIQSKNVKRMISEEIKQSKILAYITALKKLCNHPKLIYDTIKSGSPGTSGFEDCIRFFPAELFSGRSGSWTGGGGIWVELSGKMHVLARLLAHLRQKTDDRIVLVSNYTQTLDLFAQLCRERRYPYLRLDGTTSIGKRQKLVNRFNDLSKDEFVFLLSSKAGGCGLNLVGGNRLVLFDPDWNPANDKQAAARVWRDGQKKRVFIYRFLSTGTIEEKVYQRQMSKEGLQKVIQQEQADNQRGNFLSMEDLRDLFSFHEDVRSEIHENMNCNRCKMTDVVQGNSILDESMIAENKDTTDKGQLNQQVDDIGGFAQIAGCLHKLKSSEKQLGSPLEEDLASWGHHFNLSTVPDLILQASAGDEVSFVFTNQVDGKLIPVESEKKPANQQMDAEKHPNDNCHRNRSQGLTMPLLKGTPPNSQKTFPNGFHVPKKLSISPKEQSSLKRIVLDTETLVLTIVTRIIHNAEDECTLNQEGMYLEVQFQQSVSTYSDQEVKSSPTFIRVT